The Geobacter sp. AOG2 genome includes a window with the following:
- the nuoF gene encoding NADH-quinone oxidoreductase subunit NuoF: METILFRHNRPDRTVTFDEYLAAGGFQALKKALSGMSPDEVQQTVIDSGLRGRGGAGFPTGKKWSFVPRNLPGPRYLICNSDEMEPGTYKDRVLLEHNPHLLVEGMALTSYALGVEHAFIFIRRGYEQAASDLKNAIAQAHKAGFLGKGICGSGFSLELDVHLSAGRYICGEETALMNALEGVRANPRSKPPFPAVKGLWGQPTVVNNVETLSNIPAIVAHGPDWFKGLAATPEGAGTKLFCVSGHVQNPICLELPIGTPLGEIVDTHCGGMRPGSTFKACIPGGASTPYFTREHWAVPMDFDPVAKAGSRLGTGGVVVFDQTTCMVAATLNLTRFYARESCGWCTPCREGLPFVQHILEKIEAGRGDLADMDILRDHVHKLNYAFCALAPGAMGPVEGLLRLFEDEVREHITAGRCPVKG, from the coding sequence ATGGAAACCATCCTCTTTCGCCATAACCGGCCCGACCGGACCGTGACCTTCGACGAATACCTGGCCGCCGGGGGCTTCCAGGCCCTGAAAAAGGCCCTGTCCGGCATGTCCCCCGACGAGGTGCAGCAGACGGTGATCGACTCGGGCCTGCGGGGACGCGGCGGAGCCGGGTTCCCCACCGGCAAGAAGTGGTCGTTCGTCCCCCGCAACCTGCCGGGGCCGCGCTACCTCATCTGCAACAGCGATGAAATGGAGCCGGGCACCTACAAGGACCGGGTGCTATTGGAACACAACCCGCACCTGCTGGTGGAGGGGATGGCCCTGACCAGCTACGCCCTGGGGGTGGAGCACGCCTTCATCTTCATCCGCCGCGGCTACGAACAGGCCGCCTCCGATCTGAAAAACGCCATCGCCCAGGCCCACAAGGCCGGTTTTCTGGGCAAGGGCATCTGCGGCAGCGGCTTCAGCCTGGAGTTGGACGTGCACCTGTCGGCCGGGCGCTACATCTGCGGCGAGGAGACCGCCCTCATGAACGCCCTGGAGGGCGTCCGGGCCAATCCCCGCTCCAAGCCCCCCTTCCCCGCCGTCAAGGGTCTGTGGGGCCAGCCCACGGTGGTCAACAACGTGGAAACCCTGTCCAACATCCCGGCCATCGTCGCCCACGGCCCGGACTGGTTCAAGGGGCTGGCCGCCACCCCGGAAGGGGCGGGCACCAAGCTCTTCTGCGTCAGCGGCCATGTGCAGAACCCCATCTGCCTGGAACTGCCCATCGGCACCCCCCTGGGCGAGATCGTCGACACCCACTGCGGCGGCATGCGCCCCGGCAGCACCTTCAAGGCCTGCATCCCCGGCGGCGCTTCCACCCCGTACTTCACCAGGGAGCACTGGGCTGTGCCCATGGACTTCGACCCGGTGGCCAAGGCCGGTTCCCGCCTGGGCACCGGCGGGGTCGTGGTCTTCGACCAGACCACCTGCATGGTGGCCGCCACCCTCAACCTGACCCGCTTCTATGCCCGCGAATCCTGCGGCTGGTGCACCCCCTGCCGGGAAGGGCTCCCCTTTGTGCAGCACATCCTGGAAAAGATCGAAGCGGGTCGCGGCGACCTGGCCGACATGGACATCCTGCGGGACCACGTGCACAAGCTGAACTACGCCTTCTGCGCCCTGGCCCCCGGCGCCATGGGCCCGGTGGAAGGGCTGCTGAGATTGTTCGAGGACGAGGTGCGGGAGCACATCACCGCAGGAAGATGCCCTGTTAAAGGCTAA
- the nuoG gene encoding NADH-quinone oxidoreductase subunit NuoG, with product MPKLIIDDIPVEVPEGTTVLEAAQSVDIPIPHFCWHPALGKAGACRVCAVKMLDGPVKGVQMSCMLPAQDGMVVSTTDDEAVSMRRSVIEWLMINHPHDCPVCDEGGECQLQDYTIAGGHGIRRYDGKKRTHVNQYLGEYIEHEMNRCIQCYRCVRFYQEYAGGTDFGVMGRAAMVYFGRQEEGPLQSPFSGNLVDICPTGVFTDKTARFRARYWDYDMAPSVCPHCSLGCNTVPMARYRELLKTTARRNDRVNGWFICDRGRFANAVVNAPDRPRQALVDGTPVSLDEALDAVAARLGDFLELHGPQALAIVGSPRMDLEGNIMAARLREFLGAGALCYFDDADQAHLTGAAAALLTADDSASQEDVRNADLIALVGCDLLEEAPMMALAVRQAWRSGAKIYLIEPTLSQRTLWGLKERVAEGREREEVKPLPFEYAHVTSLADLPLAEAKRPVIICGATAEGLDAVQSVPRTAKLAFILDGPNAFGCAELARQHNAVALSTALASGRIKGIISFEADLSRDLPEGVAVLAAADWRPTGFTHRAGVLLPATAWVEQTGIYVNNEGRAQRFKKVMNPGLPIKGLTPELHPPRTHGKTAPGSDVAPSARLIAALMQRLGEAEVEEPLSGPWEGLRGLEAGGEGKKLQATTPGPLGPRGSS from the coding sequence ATGCCAAAACTCATCATCGACGACATACCGGTTGAAGTCCCCGAGGGTACTACGGTGCTGGAAGCCGCCCAGTCGGTGGACATCCCCATCCCCCATTTCTGCTGGCATCCCGCCCTGGGCAAGGCCGGCGCCTGCCGGGTCTGCGCCGTGAAGATGCTGGACGGCCCGGTCAAGGGGGTGCAGATGTCCTGCATGCTCCCGGCCCAGGACGGCATGGTGGTCTCCACCACCGACGACGAGGCGGTGTCCATGCGCAGGAGCGTCATCGAGTGGCTGATGATCAACCACCCCCACGACTGCCCGGTGTGCGACGAAGGGGGCGAGTGCCAGTTGCAGGACTACACCATCGCGGGCGGCCACGGCATCCGGCGCTATGACGGTAAAAAGCGCACCCACGTTAACCAGTACCTGGGTGAGTACATCGAACACGAGATGAACCGCTGCATCCAGTGCTACCGCTGCGTCCGCTTCTATCAGGAGTATGCCGGGGGCACCGACTTCGGCGTCATGGGGCGGGCCGCCATGGTCTACTTCGGCCGCCAGGAGGAAGGGCCGCTTCAATCCCCCTTCTCCGGCAATCTGGTGGACATCTGCCCCACCGGGGTCTTCACCGACAAGACCGCCCGCTTCCGCGCCCGCTACTGGGACTACGACATGGCCCCCTCGGTCTGCCCCCACTGTTCCCTTGGGTGCAACACCGTCCCCATGGCCCGCTACCGGGAGCTGCTCAAGACCACGGCCCGCCGGAACGACCGCGTCAACGGCTGGTTCATCTGCGACAGAGGCCGCTTCGCCAACGCGGTTGTCAACGCCCCGGATCGCCCCCGCCAGGCCTTGGTGGACGGCACGCCGGTCAGTCTGGACGAGGCGTTGGACGCAGTGGCGGCCCGCCTGGGAGATTTCCTGGAACTGCACGGCCCCCAAGCCCTGGCCATTGTCGGCTCGCCCCGCATGGACCTGGAGGGCAACATCATGGCCGCCCGGCTGCGGGAGTTTTTGGGTGCCGGGGCGCTCTGCTATTTCGACGATGCGGACCAGGCCCACCTGACCGGGGCTGCGGCCGCACTGCTGACGGCGGACGACAGCGCCTCCCAGGAGGACGTGCGCAACGCCGACCTGATCGCCCTGGTGGGATGCGACCTGCTGGAAGAGGCCCCCATGATGGCCCTGGCCGTGCGCCAGGCCTGGCGGAGCGGGGCTAAAATTTACCTTATTGAGCCTACCCTCTCCCAGCGGACCCTCTGGGGCCTAAAGGAGAGGGTGGCCGAAGGCCGGGAGAGGGAAGAAGTTAAGCCCCTTCCCTTCGAGTACGCGCATGTCACCTCCCTAGCCGACCTACCCCTGGCGGAGGCCAAGCGCCCGGTCATCATCTGCGGCGCAACCGCGGAAGGGCTGGATGCCGTGCAATCGGTCCCCCGTACCGCCAAACTGGCCTTTATCCTGGACGGCCCCAACGCCTTCGGCTGCGCCGAACTGGCCCGGCAGCACAACGCCGTGGCGCTGTCAACGGCATTGGCCTCCGGCCGGATCAAGGGGATCATCTCCTTCGAGGCCGACCTTTCCCGCGACCTGCCGGAAGGGGTCGCCGTGCTGGCCGCCGCCGACTGGCGGCCCACCGGTTTCACGCACAGGGCCGGGGTGCTCCTCCCCGCCACCGCCTGGGTGGAGCAGACCGGGATCTACGTCAACAACGAGGGGCGCGCCCAACGGTTTAAAAAAGTGATGAACCCCGGTCTCCCCATCAAGGGGCTCACCCCCGAACTGCACCCGCCCCGCACCCACGGCAAGACAGCCCCCGGCAGCGACGTGGCCCCGTCGGCACGGCTCATCGCCGCCCTCATGCAGCGCCTGGGCGAGGCAGAGGTGGAGGAGCCGCTGAGCGGGCCGTGGGAAGGGTTGCGGGGGTTGGAGGCTGGCGGAGAGGGAAAGAAACTACAGGCTACCACCCCCGGCCCTTTAGGCCCCAGAGGGTCCTCCTAA